The sequence AATTTTCACGTCATCACACAGAGGTGCTTTTTGCTATTATTTCAATTTAAAATACCCTATTTTTCTTCAAAAATTATTTGGCAATTGCTGTTATTTGTTGAAATCGTTGCCTAAAAATTTATTCTTTTACGAGCTTTTGATAATAGGTTTCCTTTGAAGAACTTAATTTTAAAATGTATAGTCCCGAATTTGAGTTAGAAATATTGAATTCCTTATTTGATTCTTCAAAAACTTCACTAAAAATTAATTTTCCATCAATATTGTAACATTCTATATGCTGCAACCTAAGTCCTCATTTGTTAATCGTGTAACTTCGCTCTCGCTGAGAATTCTGTTATAAATACGAATATCGTCTAATATTCCATTATAATATTCTGTAACTCCTGGTGTATCATATCCAATCATTAAGGATAATTGATTGGATACTACAGGCTCTATTCCAGCAATATCATTAATCAAAACACCATCTACGTATGTTTTTACAGTTCCTGAATCATAGGTTAGCGTTAGATTGTACCATTGATCTAAATCAAATGAAAAATTTCCAACTACATCATTATTAAAATATATATCGCCATCGTCATTGTAGAACAATGAAAATTGTCTTGAGTCCAAAGAAGTCGAATTTCCAGATTTTGCTAATAAACTTGCCCAACCCTTTCCCGTGTAGTAATATTCAGTTGTATTAAACCAAACAGACATACTCATCTGTGAATTTAAGTTTTCAAGGCTTTGCGAATTCTCGACTTCCATATAATCGTTGATACCATCAAACAAATAGGCTTTGTCGGAATTACCATATCTGTCTTCAGTTAGGGTTGCTCCAAATATTGTTGCATTGTTATTGTTGTTACTTTCATCATTTGCATTTCCGCAGAATGAATAGAATGCAACTAAGCCATCATTTATTTGACTGACGGGACTAGGATTTTGCACCCATTTTTGTATATATCCAGCACCTGGTGCCGCATCTACAGATATTCTGAGTGTATCGTCAACCCCAAATGTTAGAGAGGATGGATAATAACTTCCATTACTCCCCAGTTCTTCATATCTGTAATTTGTTTCATCTTGTGCAACGATGTCTTTCCATTTTACATCACCTATTTGAAGCTCAACGCTATTACCAGGTGCTTTATATGTTATTACGCCTGAGTTTCCTGAAACATTAATTTTCATTCCGTTGTTCGCAGGTTGATTTCCACCAACTCTGGTCCATGATCCTTGAATCTGGTCAAGATTGAGATTCGAATTAATACTTTGCTCATCATCTTTACTACAACTGGTAAATGCGATGCCCACTAAAAGTGCGAATAAAAGGGTTTTGAATTTAATTTGAATTGTTTTCATTTTTTTAAAGTTTTTTGAGTTATACGTTTTTAAAATTTATATATAACTGAGGAGTTAAATATGAGTTTTGAATTAGTATGTTAGTGACCTAATCGTATCAAAAATAAACGGTATATAATGCTGTGGCAAGACGCAATTAGTATTTGGTGGGGATGGTTTAGAATTTGGTATTTTTTTTAAATTCGAATAAAGTTTAGCCCGCACTATATTGTTTAAAGTTTAGAATAACGAATATTTACAATTTTCCCAAAATATCGTTGATTTCGTAATCACTTAGATCGAAGTACTTAGGATCTGATGATTTTTTGAAAGTGGTAATATCCGTTATCATACTAGGTTTATCACTTTTCTTATTGAAGTAAATACTGCGAACCATCATTCCTCTTGGAAAGTTTTCATCCATTTTGGAGGGAGTGTTGGAAGCAGTTTCAGTAGCGAAATCTCTAATCTGTCCGCCAAAAAGATGGTTGCCGCTTAGGTCAATACTAATGTCTTGAGTGACCCACGCATACATTTTCGTGTCTTCTTTTGGGTTGAGATATATATATTTTCTGCAGTTGTAACCATTGATTTCTTTTTGTTCGTTGGTTCGTTCCCATTGTCCGTTATCGTCGTCAATATCACCTTGACTTTCTGCTATTTTTTCAGCCATCTTTTGAAAATTAATCATTGGCATTTTCATGGCGGTTTTTTCGTTTTCATTCACCATATATGTGGCGGCACCTTTATAATCGAAGAGCATTCGGGTTTCGTCTTTATCGCCTTCATTCATAATCATACATTCTCCGGTTTCGCCAAAAACCATCTTTGTAGTGTTAGTGTCATCCAATTTGCCATTTTTTTTGAAAGATTGCATTTGCATCACCAGCGTTGCTTTCACCGGATTTTCTGGAACGGGGTAACGAGTGTCGTTTTCATAAGTAATATCTTCAAGTGCCTTCTTGCCCTTTTCTCTTTCGGGTTCGGCATATTTTTCTTCCATGTCTTTCCTAATTTTATTCTTTATTTTTCGATGAATAAAGCCTCGTTGGGCTTCTACCGGAGGAGCGATAAAAAGGAAAATTAGGGTGAATAACGAAATGATATACGTCTTTTTCATGATTATTAAGATTTAAGGTTTTTACGTGTAATAACAAACCTACACTACATAGGCATACGCGTCAACCACCAATTAGTATTTGGCAGCTATGATTTAGAATTGGGTAGTGAAACTGAAAAGAGGCTATAAGAAAGCTATATCAGAAAATAGCTATGCAAGTGTGAAGCAAGAAACGGTTATGAAACAATAAACCGCTTTTTTATATTGGTTACACTTATAAATATTTATTTAAACCGAAGCATGGTTTCCAAAATTTCATTGATTTGTTTAGATTTCTGCCTGGAAACTGGAACTTCAGTATCATCTTGCATAATTAAACTGCCACCGTGGTGTTTTAAAATTCCTTGTACAAATTGTGGATTTATCAAGTGGGATTGGTGTACTCTTAAAAAACCGTGATCTTGTAATAGTTCTTCAATTTCCTTTAATGTTCTACTGATCAAAATCTTGTTTTTATCTTTACAAAAAATATTGGTGTAATTACTATCAGACTGGCAACGAACAATATTCTCTATTTCCACAATTTTATAACCTACTCCTGTTGGTAATGCTATTTGCGAACATTCCTTGCCTGAATCTTTCAAGTAACCCTGAAATAATTGCCACTGTTTACCACTGGTTTTTTTGCGTCTTTTTTCCCAGTTTGAAAGTGCTTTTACAATTTCCTTTTCATTTATAGGTTTCAGTAAATAGTTGATAGCACTATAGCGAAATGCCTTTATAGCATATTGGTCATAAGCTGTAGTGAATATAACATCAAAATCTATTGGAAGTAGGTTATCCAGCAATGTAAACCCATTCATATTTGGCATTTCAATATCTAGGAATAATAAATCTGGCGGGTTTTTTTTAATAAATTCCAATCCGTGCAATGGGTTGGTGAAAATGCCAGTAATGGTATAGTCCGCATGTGTTTTTTCAATTAAACTTTCTAACACGTTTGTGCAGTGCATTTCGTCGTCAATTATTATCACTTTTGTCATAACTTAATATTGATAGGTTAGTGTGATTCTGGTTCCTAAAGCGTTTTCGTCTTCCTCAAGATCCGTTGTTTTTAGATGTATGGAATGATCGTTTAGATGGTTATAAAGTGTCAATCGGTCTTGAACAATGGTGGAACCCATAGAATTATGTAGTTTTTTCTTTTTGGAACTTTCCTTTCTTCCTATTCCGTTATCTTCAATTATGATCTTTAAATCTTCTGAAGTTTCAAAAATAATGGTCAAGTTCTTTTTAAATTTTAAACTAGGATGCAATCCGTGCCAGATGGCGTTTTCTACTATAGGTTGCAATAGCAATGGTGGAATGTTGAATTGAGAAAGTTCCTCCCTAGAAGAAAAGTATATGTTGTATTCAAATTCCTTTCCCATTCTATTTTTTTCTAATGAGAGATATAATTCTAAAATCTCTAACTCTTCTTCAACCGTAATTTTTTTAAGATTGCTGTTTTGCAAAATTCCTCGAAGCAAACTGGAAAAATCATCCAGATAAGCAATTGCATCATCCTTTCTAAAGGTCATCATTAAGTGTTTTATTGCACTCAGACTGTTAAAAATGAAATGAGGGTTCATCTGGGAGCGCAGAGCGATCATCTCAGTTTCTCTAATTTTTTGGTTGAAATCGTTTTTTATTTTCTGCTCTTTCTCCATTTCTATTTCGGAATAGAGTTGAATAAGTTCATCTGTCTTTTCGTTTATCTTCTCATCAAGTTCACGATTCATTGTTTCCTGTAAGGTTTGGTTCTCTCGTAATTGGACAATTAGTCTGTAAGAAGTGTCTTCTTTTTCTTTTTGGAGTAGAAAAACATTATGACCCAATGCAAGCGAAAAACAATATACCTCTATTAATAAACCAATCTGAAAAATAATGTTTGGGGCTTCCGTAAAAGCTACTATGCTTTCAGAATCATAATGAAAAGCAGAAGAACCAACATAGGATGCCAATGCAGCTGCTATAAAAAAGAATGATTGACCTAATATGAAAAAGATTAACAACGGATGTTTCACTTTAAGAAGTATCCAAACAAATAAAGCCAAATTCAAGGGAAGAATAATTATTCTAACTATTGAAAATAGTAGTCCATTTAAATATTTATCGTGAAAATAATAGGTGGAAAAAATATAGGCGATGGCATATAAAAAACAAACATATCCAAAGTATTTGAGCACTCGTGCTAATGACTTATTATACTTTTTTATTGTGAGCAAATGATTAATGAAAAAGATATAAAACCCTATAAAAGCAAATTGAATCGGCTCATTTAAATTATAAGCGAGTTTTGGAAAATACTGAAAAACATTTCCTATTGGTCCTGCGGTTCTTCCAAGAATTATCAAGCCATATAAAAGTTGAAAAAATAAATATCCTAAATAATACAAGTAAAGTTTAGCAGACATTCGCAACCAGAATACTACGGTAAAAAGTATTATGGTTAATAAGGATATGGTATAAAAATAGATAAATGCAATCGTGTTCGTTTGGTTTTTATTGCCACTTCGTGAATACTTTATATAACCTTTTCCGCTGTATAATGTAGGGTAGCTATTTACTCGAGGTTGGTGATACGTTTTTAATTTTACGTAAATCTGTGATTTTTGAAAAGGTGCTAATGTTAGTTCTGTGAAAAAATCTGTTGCTTTATCAGTGTCTTTGGACAATGGCACGAAAATTCCATCTTTCCATTTTTTGAAAGCATTTCCATTTTGCTGAAAGATTGTAGTAACGTGATTTTTACTATACAGATAGTTGTGAAGTGTATCATCGCTACGGTTTTCAATTTGAAACTTTAACCATATAGCGGTTTTTGAAGTAGCGTTATAATTTAAATTATATTGTTTCCATCCAGTCTTTGTTTGAATCTCTTCAAAAGTTGTTTTTGGGTCGGTTCGGAGTACTTCAACTTCCTCATTATTTAATAAAGACAACTTATATGATATAGAATCAGCAACAATCTGACCGTGTAAATGTGTCAAACTGGCTAAAAAACAAAACGTTATTAAGAAGTAGATTCTCATCAGTTTAGCTAAAATACTATACTATCTGCTTTACACCTGACAATTTTAGCATTTGGTCACTTTTACTTAGTATTCGGTAGTTTTATGGGTCCTTACTGAATTCTAATCCATAGTAGCCAAATTCTAAGTACATATTTCAGGTTATAGATCTTCCCTATAAGTTTGTCTTCGATATTCATATTGTAATTTTTTCAAAGATTTTAAAAATGCAATAATGACTTACCGAGGAATTTTTTTCAATTCACTTTTATAACTCCTCAATTAAATAAGTGAACTAAAAATAATTAAAACACAAAATGATGAAAAATGTAATTACCTTTTTAATGTGCACACTTTGTATCCTTACGGGGATGGCACAAGCAGACCTTAACGGGAACGGGATGATAATTCCCGAAAGAACACCAGAGCTCCAAGCCCTGTACCTACAATCCAAACAACTGGAAATTAAAGGCACTGCGGCAGAAATAAACGCAAACCGCCTTGCCATAAAAGCCGCTTGGGAGCAAGTAGATCCCGCAGTGGCCGCGCTGTACAAACCCATTGAAACAACAGGCGTTGGCCCCACAATGGTGGAACGCGAAATAAACCCCGACCAAGCGCAGCCCATTTCTCGGGCGCCAGAAGATTGGAGCACAGACCTTCTGTTGCGCGAGGGTTATATAGACGGATTGGACATGGACGTTGCCGGCAATGGCGATATCTATATTGCCGCCTATGAAAATTATGTGGGAAGTGGATTTGATGATTCAGTCACCTATATATACCGTTCAACCGATGGTGGTAATTCTTTCGTGTTATGGAAAGAGAATCTGGTAATCTCCTCCGAACTCTCGAAGATTCAACTAATTTCAATGGATGGTAATGGTGTTGATTATCTATTGCTTTATGAGTTATTCGATAACGGACAATTCACTGTTGCTAGATGGAAAATGTCTAGCGGTGATTTTGACTTTGATCCTGTTGCAAGTTCCATAACCGATTTCAGCGTGGATCGCAATTATACATTAGATACCAGCGCACAAAGGGTTTTTGCGACCTATCAAAAATCAGATCAGATAACGTATTCCGCACGTAGTACTGCGGGTAGCTATGGTTTTGATTGGGTAGATGAATTTAGGTTTGGAATTGTTGGAGAGCAAATAGACTTTGCTTATGGCTTAAATGGTGGATGTTACACCACATTTATTGGCTTCAATTCCAAAAATCTTAAAGCTATGGAGAATTCTAGCTTTAATGATCCCGCATCCTGGAGCTCAGCAGTGAATCTAACAGACAGTAGCATAACAGAAGTAATAAACCCCACTATACGAGCGGCTAGATTAGAAATGTCTAACGATAAGGTCATTATTTGGGCTTCACAAAGACCAACTGGATCATCCGAAGGTTACGATGGATTGGGAATGAAGCGCGTCAATGGTGCTAACTATATCAATTTTAGCGGTTTTCCTGCAGGAG comes from Aequorivita sublithincola DSM 14238 and encodes:
- a CDS encoding histidine kinase, with product MSLLNNEEVEVLRTDPKTTFEEIQTKTGWKQYNLNYNATSKTAIWLKFQIENRSDDTLHNYLYSKNHVTTIFQQNGNAFKKWKDGIFVPLSKDTDKATDFFTELTLAPFQKSQIYVKLKTYHQPRVNSYPTLYSGKGYIKYSRSGNKNQTNTIAFIYFYTISLLTIILFTVVFWLRMSAKLYLYYLGYLFFQLLYGLIILGRTAGPIGNVFQYFPKLAYNLNEPIQFAFIGFYIFFINHLLTIKKYNKSLARVLKYFGYVCFLYAIAYIFSTYYFHDKYLNGLLFSIVRIIILPLNLALFVWILLKVKHPLLIFFILGQSFFFIAAALASYVGSSAFHYDSESIVAFTEAPNIIFQIGLLIEVYCFSLALGHNVFLLQKEKEDTSYRLIVQLRENQTLQETMNRELDEKINEKTDELIQLYSEIEMEKEQKIKNDFNQKIRETEMIALRSQMNPHFIFNSLSAIKHLMMTFRKDDAIAYLDDFSSLLRGILQNSNLKKITVEEELEILELYLSLEKNRMGKEFEYNIYFSSREELSQFNIPPLLLQPIVENAIWHGLHPSLKFKKNLTIIFETSEDLKIIIEDNGIGRKESSKKKKLHNSMGSTIVQDRLTLYNHLNDHSIHLKTTDLEEDENALGTRITLTYQY
- a CDS encoding T9SS type A sorting domain-containing protein, with protein sequence MQHIECYNIDGKLIFSEVFEESNKEFNISNSNSGLYILKLSSSKETYYQKLVKE
- a CDS encoding LytR/AlgR family response regulator transcription factor produces the protein MTKVIIIDDEMHCTNVLESLIEKTHADYTITGIFTNPLHGLEFIKKNPPDLLFLDIEMPNMNGFTLLDNLLPIDFDVIFTTAYDQYAIKAFRYSAINYLLKPINEKEIVKALSNWEKRRKKTSGKQWQLFQGYLKDSGKECSQIALPTGVGYKIVEIENIVRCQSDSNYTNIFCKDKNKILISRTLKEIEELLQDHGFLRVHQSHLINPQFVQGILKHHGGSLIMQDDTEVPVSRQKSKQINEILETMLRFK
- a CDS encoding LamG domain-containing protein, which codes for MKTIQIKFKTLLFALLVGIAFTSCSKDDEQSINSNLNLDQIQGSWTRVGGNQPANNGMKINVSGNSGVITYKAPGNSVELQIGDVKWKDIVAQDETNYRYEELGSNGSYYPSSLTFGVDDTLRISVDAAPGAGYIQKWVQNPSPVSQINDGLVAFYSFCGNANDESNNNNNATIFGATLTEDRYGNSDKAYLFDGINDYMEVENSQSLENLNSQMSMSVWFNTTEYYYTGKGWASLLAKSGNSTSLDSRQFSLFYNDDGDIYFNNDVVGNFSFDLDQWYNLTLTYDSGTVKTYVDGVLINDIAGIEPVVSNQLSLMIGYDTPGVTEYYNGILDDIRIYNRILSESEVTRLTNEDLGCSI
- a CDS encoding T9SS type A sorting domain-containing protein, producing the protein MMKNVITFLMCTLCILTGMAQADLNGNGMIIPERTPELQALYLQSKQLEIKGTAAEINANRLAIKAAWEQVDPAVAALYKPIETTGVGPTMVEREINPDQAQPISRAPEDWSTDLLLREGYIDGLDMDVAGNGDIYIAAYENYVGSGFDDSVTYIYRSTDGGNSFVLWKENLVISSELSKIQLISMDGNGVDYLLLYELFDNGQFTVARWKMSSGDFDFDPVASSITDFSVDRNYTLDTSAQRVFATYQKSDQITYSARSTAGSYGFDWVDEFRFGIVGEQIDFAYGLNGGCYTTFIGFNSKNLKAMENSSFNDPASWSSAVNLTDSSITEVINPTIRAARLEMSNDKVIIWASQRPTGSSEGYDGLGMKRVNGANYINFSGFPAGGSQWSIAQTDSWVRKVNGSEEIRLSYVRDNIPNNENDVNRSLTFNGTDFDPFEPVADTSVNVFEGFSSAIAETSDGLPCMAFAGTSGSDGYNLYFDAKSTLGIEENSLDGFTFYPNPAQDIINISAKSTVEKIGIYSLLGQEVMQLSPEQKSPSLNVSSLASGVYVMKVEVDGQIGTYKIIKK